A stretch of the Streptomyces sp. WMMB303 genome encodes the following:
- a CDS encoding beta-N-acetylglucosaminidase domain-containing protein, whose amino-acid sequence MSAAALAAAVVSGLLTGAPAAQAAAPAAPDGPAAGSRDDESTRDGLPPVWPRPQKMRAQGGFVPVSTAATLIADEDADPHALRTVRATLRAAGVRTLHERQAGSGGRSAASGGLVVRVGSGSAGAALRALRAPARGDLPTGGYRLAAGRADGHDTVALEGTDGAGLFHAAQTLRQLATEQDGRPGFPGVSVRDWPTASVRGTTEGFYGQPWTQQERLSQLDFMGRTKQNRYLYAPGDDPYRQAPRWRDPYPAAQRADFRELADRAERNHVTLGWAVSPGQGLCFSSPEDRKALLRKLDAMRALGVGAFQLRFEDVSYTEWHCDQDADTYGSGPAAAARAQAELANAVADHLATRHPDAAPLSVVPTEFYQKGRTQYRAALAGKLDDRVEIGWSGVGVVPRTISGAELARARNAFPRHRLVTMDNYPVNDFASDRIFLGPYRGREPAVASGSAALLTNAMKQPLASRIPLFTAADYAWNPRGYRPKESWRAAVDELAGGRGSSADARAAVHALAGNDASSMLGSDESAYVRPLLENFWREYENGPGSGLDRAAEELRDAFTTMRTAPSKVPEGLGREVKPWLTQLSRLGAAGERSVDMLVAQLGGDGAAAWKAQLEVRRLRAESRGSKVTVGKGVLADFTDRALKQSENWSGGRPGSKGKSGSARTGKGDERGTGGSGSRPRVSGSPEGAPDHPLSAAADGDPSTSYHAAVPPATATFTPEQPPMLVPPAAAAGSGADDENGADGGRPAREALTMRLPEARPLRAVTVLTGPDSGTRGTVEAHVPGEGWQRLGALSRTGWTHLATGGHDARADAVRLVWSQDAKPPVVHEITPWYADTPEASLSLPRSTVDAAIGGGTTRVTARLTGNRPTDVRDKVTVHAPKGFTVRTPSRTTVRRGGTVDVPLRISADSSVGTGSYRIPVSFGGERRTLTVRAYPRTSGPDLARGARAASSGDETKDFPAAAVADGKRGTRWSSPAEDGAWVQVELAERARVGQVVLRWQDAYAARYRIQVSPDGKHWRTAATVRDGEGGKDAVRMDSPKDTRFVRVVGDKRATRFGISLWSMEVYAVDSAGRAKHARRDGDEG is encoded by the coding sequence ATGAGCGCCGCCGCGCTCGCCGCGGCGGTCGTCTCCGGCCTGCTCACCGGCGCACCCGCCGCCCAGGCGGCCGCCCCGGCCGCACCGGACGGCCCGGCCGCCGGGAGCCGGGACGACGAGAGCACCCGCGACGGCCTGCCACCGGTCTGGCCCCGCCCGCAGAAGATGCGCGCACAGGGCGGATTCGTTCCCGTCTCCACCGCGGCCACGCTGATCGCGGACGAGGACGCCGACCCGCACGCCTTGCGCACCGTGCGGGCCACGCTGCGCGCGGCCGGGGTGCGCACGCTGCACGAGCGGCAAGCGGGCAGCGGCGGCCGATCCGCCGCCTCCGGCGGCCTCGTCGTACGGGTGGGCAGCGGGTCGGCGGGCGCGGCGCTGCGCGCTCTGCGCGCCCCCGCCCGCGGCGACCTGCCGACGGGCGGCTACCGGCTGGCCGCAGGACGGGCCGACGGGCACGACACCGTGGCGCTGGAGGGAACCGACGGCGCGGGCCTCTTCCACGCCGCGCAGACGCTCCGGCAGCTCGCCACCGAGCAGGACGGCCGGCCCGGCTTCCCCGGCGTCTCCGTCCGCGACTGGCCGACCGCCTCGGTGCGCGGCACGACAGAGGGCTTCTACGGCCAACCCTGGACGCAGCAGGAGCGGCTGTCGCAACTGGACTTCATGGGCCGCACCAAACAGAACCGCTACCTGTACGCGCCGGGGGACGACCCCTACCGCCAGGCGCCCCGCTGGCGCGACCCGTACCCGGCGGCACAGCGCGCCGACTTCCGCGAGCTGGCCGACCGCGCCGAGCGCAACCACGTCACCCTCGGCTGGGCGGTCTCACCCGGTCAGGGACTGTGCTTCTCCTCCCCCGAGGACCGCAAGGCGCTGCTGCGCAAACTGGACGCCATGCGCGCGCTGGGCGTGGGCGCCTTCCAACTGCGCTTCGAGGACGTCAGCTACACCGAGTGGCACTGCGACCAGGACGCCGACACCTACGGCTCCGGCCCCGCCGCCGCGGCCCGTGCCCAGGCCGAGCTGGCCAACGCCGTGGCCGACCATCTGGCCACCCGCCACCCGGACGCCGCACCGCTGTCCGTGGTGCCGACGGAGTTCTACCAGAAGGGCCGCACCCAGTACCGGGCCGCGCTGGCCGGGAAGCTCGACGACCGCGTGGAGATCGGCTGGAGCGGGGTGGGGGTGGTGCCGCGCACCATCAGCGGCGCCGAACTCGCCCGCGCGCGCAACGCCTTCCCGCGGCACCGCCTGGTGACGATGGACAACTACCCGGTCAACGACTTCGCCTCGGACCGGATCTTCCTGGGGCCCTACCGGGGCCGCGAACCCGCCGTCGCCTCCGGTTCGGCCGCGCTGCTGACCAACGCGATGAAGCAGCCGCTGGCCTCCCGCATCCCGCTGTTCACGGCTGCGGACTACGCCTGGAACCCGCGCGGCTACCGTCCCAAGGAGTCCTGGCGGGCCGCGGTGGACGAGCTGGCGGGCGGCCGCGGCAGCTCCGCCGACGCCCGCGCCGCGGTGCACGCGCTGGCGGGCAACGACGCCTCCTCGATGCTCGGCAGCGACGAGTCCGCCTATGTGCGGCCGCTGCTGGAGAACTTCTGGCGGGAGTACGAGAACGGACCGGGCTCCGGGCTGGACCGGGCCGCCGAAGAACTCCGCGACGCCTTCACGACCATGCGCACGGCGCCCTCGAAGGTGCCCGAGGGGCTCGGCCGGGAGGTGAAGCCGTGGCTCACGCAGCTCTCGCGGCTCGGCGCCGCAGGCGAGCGGTCGGTCGACATGCTGGTCGCACAGCTCGGCGGCGACGGAGCCGCGGCCTGGAAGGCGCAGTTGGAGGTGCGGCGGCTGCGCGCCGAGAGCCGCGGCAGCAAGGTCACCGTCGGCAAGGGCGTGCTCGCGGACTTCACGGACAGGGCACTGAAGCAGTCCGAGAACTGGAGCGGCGGCCGGCCCGGATCGAAGGGGAAGTCCGGCTCCGCACGGACCGGCAAGGGCGACGAGCGCGGCACCGGCGGCAGCGGATCCCGGCCGAGGGTGAGCGGCAGCCCGGAGGGCGCTCCCGACCACCCGCTCTCCGCCGCCGCCGACGGCGATCCGAGTACCTCCTACCACGCTGCGGTACCCCCGGCCACGGCCACCTTCACACCCGAGCAGCCGCCCATGCTCGTCCCGCCGGCCGCCGCGGCCGGATCGGGCGCCGACGACGAGAACGGCGCGGACGGCGGCCGTCCGGCGCGGGAAGCGCTGACGATGCGGCTGCCCGAGGCCCGCCCGCTGCGCGCCGTCACCGTGCTGACCGGCCCGGACTCGGGCACCCGGGGCACCGTCGAGGCACATGTCCCCGGCGAGGGCTGGCAGCGGCTGGGGGCGCTCTCCCGGACCGGCTGGACGCATCTGGCCACCGGGGGGCACGACGCGAGGGCCGACGCGGTGCGGCTGGTGTGGAGCCAGGACGCGAAGCCGCCGGTCGTCCACGAGATCACCCCCTGGTACGCCGACACCCCCGAAGCCTCCCTGTCGCTGCCGCGCAGCACCGTGGACGCGGCGATCGGCGGCGGCACCACCCGCGTCACGGCGCGGCTGACCGGCAACCGGCCGACCGACGTGCGGGACAAGGTCACTGTGCACGCCCCCAAGGGCTTCACCGTGCGCACCCCGTCCCGCACCACCGTGCGGCGGGGCGGCACGGTGGACGTGCCGCTGCGGATCAGCGCCGACAGCTCGGTCGGAACGGGCAGTTACCGCATCCCGGTCTCCTTCGGCGGGGAGCGCCGCACGCTCACCGTACGGGCCTATCCGCGCACCTCCGGGCCGGATCTGGCCCGCGGGGCCCGCGCGGCCTCCTCCGGGGACGAGACGAAGGACTTCCCGGCCGCCGCGGTCGCGGACGGCAAGCGCGGCACCCGCTGGTCCTCCCCCGCCGAGGACGGCGCGTGGGTGCAGGTGGAACTGGCCGAACGCGCCCGCGTGGGACAGGTCGTCCTGCGCTGGCAGGACGCCTATGCGGCGCGCTACCGGATCCAGGTCTCCCCCGACGGCAAGCACTGGCGCACCGCCGCCACGGTGCGGGACGGCGAGGGCGGCAAGGATGCGGTCCGGATGGACTCCCCCAAGGACACCCGCTTCGTCCGGGTGGTGGGCGACAAGCGGGCGACGCGCTTCGGGATCTCGCTGTGGTCGATGGAGGTCTACGCCGTGGATTCCGCGGGCCGGGCCAAGCACGCCCGGCGGGACGGCGACGAGGGGTAG
- a CDS encoding mechanosensitive ion channel family protein: protein MYWLLSASPPPDGPQPPKSLEDAQDSAGEAAGWVQEHWSEWLASGVRIVFVCVIAVVLRYLVRRAITQLITRMNRRSEISDSGKALRGLLVSGERRKQRSQAIGSILRSVASFVIMGTAALTVLSGLGINPAPLLASAGVAGVALGFGARNLVTDVLAGMFMLLEDQYGVGDRVDAGEASGVVLEIGLRVTQLRGDAGEIWYIRNGEIKRIGNLSQGWSMAALDVRVRAEEDLEEVRAVVVAVGQEMSKERPWDEILWEPVQVLGLDEVTLDSMVLRVSVKTMPEKNLAAERELRWRVKKALDERGIRIVDEPSLALQSLPSPSLEK from the coding sequence GTGTACTGGCTGCTCAGCGCATCGCCCCCGCCGGACGGCCCCCAGCCGCCGAAGTCCCTGGAGGACGCCCAGGACAGTGCGGGAGAGGCGGCCGGCTGGGTCCAGGAGCACTGGTCGGAGTGGCTCGCCTCCGGGGTGCGCATCGTGTTCGTCTGCGTCATCGCGGTGGTGCTGCGCTACCTGGTCCGGCGCGCGATCACCCAGCTGATAACCCGGATGAACCGCAGGTCCGAGATCAGCGACAGCGGCAAGGCGCTGCGCGGGCTGCTGGTGAGCGGCGAGCGGCGCAAGCAGCGGTCCCAGGCGATCGGCTCCATCCTGCGCTCCGTCGCCTCCTTCGTGATCATGGGTACCGCGGCCCTGACGGTGCTCTCCGGGCTGGGCATCAACCCCGCGCCGCTGCTGGCCAGCGCCGGTGTCGCGGGCGTAGCACTGGGTTTCGGCGCCCGCAACCTGGTGACGGACGTCCTGGCGGGGATGTTCATGCTGCTGGAGGACCAGTACGGGGTCGGCGACCGGGTGGACGCCGGAGAGGCCTCCGGCGTCGTCCTGGAGATCGGACTGCGGGTGACGCAGCTGCGCGGGGACGCGGGCGAGATCTGGTACATCCGCAACGGCGAGATCAAGCGCATCGGCAACCTCAGTCAGGGCTGGTCCATGGCCGCCCTGGACGTGCGGGTACGCGCCGAGGAGGACCTGGAGGAGGTCCGGGCCGTGGTCGTCGCGGTGGGCCAGGAGATGAGCAAGGAACGCCCCTGGGACGAGATCCTGTGGGAGCCCGTGCAGGTGCTCGGCCTGGACGAGGTGACGCTCGACTCCATGGTGCTGCGCGTCTCGGTCAAGACCATGCCCGAGAAGAACCTGGCGGCGGAGCGGGAGCTGCGCTGGCGGGTGAAGAAGGCGCTGGACGAGCGCGGCATCCGGATCGTCGACGAGCCCTCGCTCGCCCTGCAGTCCCTGCCGTCGCCCTCCCTGGAGAAGTAG
- a CDS encoding HNH endonuclease, whose amino-acid sequence MPHVLVLNASYEPLGVVPLRRALVLVLNGKAISLEDSGALMHSATHVIPAPSVVRLKRFVRVPFRGSVPLTRRALFARDGGRCAYCGGIATSVDHVIPRSRGGAHAWENVVAACRRCNHVKADRQVAELGWRLRHQPAPPSGLAWRIIGTGHRDPRWLPYLQPYGADDDLARIDGRSTA is encoded by the coding sequence GTGCCGCATGTCCTGGTCCTCAACGCGTCGTACGAGCCGCTCGGCGTCGTACCGCTCCGCCGCGCGCTCGTACTCGTCCTCAACGGGAAGGCGATCAGCCTCGAGGACTCCGGCGCCCTGATGCACAGCGCCACCCACGTCATACCCGCCCCCAGCGTCGTCCGTCTCAAGCGGTTCGTGAGGGTGCCCTTTCGCGGCAGCGTCCCCCTCACCCGCCGTGCGCTGTTCGCCAGGGACGGCGGCCGCTGCGCCTACTGCGGTGGCATCGCAACCAGCGTCGACCACGTCATCCCCCGCAGCAGGGGAGGGGCGCACGCCTGGGAGAACGTCGTGGCGGCCTGCCGCCGCTGCAACCATGTGAAAGCCGACCGCCAGGTCGCCGAGCTGGGCTGGCGGTTGCGCCATCAACCGGCCCCGCCCTCCGGCCTCGCCTGGCGCATCATCGGCACGGGGCACAGGGACCCACGGTGGCTCCCCTACCTCCAGCCGTACGGCGCGGATGACGATCTCGCCCGGATCGACGGCAGATCCACTGCCTGA
- a CDS encoding FHA domain-containing protein translates to MPTCPNGHQSAADDWCEVCGHRMAEAPGSPAGAAPPPPQPPAPGGYGYPGPPGPPPAPGPPPPGHGPGQGYGYPGPGSGPPEPCPQCGTPRESQAPFCEECRYNFLTHSPTTYAPPGQQPQAARPGFPAPAAPPAPPGFDSPGPQGPGGFPGPDRQPYPSDPLADPYGSPHAQPAGGDWELSPPGPTEQQMVAPPAAPAPPQVPGGHPGPPPAPPGPPAPPAPGVPGGHGPGPGSPQQGGPAEYGGLPAPEHGAPEHGMPEHAAQGGGVPQGGGSWTAMIAPDRAYFMAMMQRSGPEAAALNLPAYSPEQQLPLTGPQVTIGRRRASTGEAPDIDLGRSPEDPGVSHQHALLVQQPDGSWSVVDQDSTNGTTINGAEDPVQPFVPVPLKEGDRVHVGAWTTITLVRR, encoded by the coding sequence ATGCCGACTTGCCCGAACGGCCACCAGTCAGCGGCCGACGACTGGTGCGAGGTCTGCGGCCACCGCATGGCCGAAGCGCCGGGGTCGCCCGCCGGTGCCGCACCGCCGCCCCCTCAGCCGCCCGCTCCGGGCGGCTACGGCTACCCGGGCCCGCCCGGTCCGCCGCCCGCGCCCGGCCCGCCCCCGCCCGGACACGGCCCCGGGCAGGGCTACGGCTACCCGGGACCCGGCTCGGGCCCGCCCGAGCCGTGCCCCCAGTGCGGGACGCCGCGCGAGTCCCAGGCGCCCTTCTGCGAGGAGTGCCGCTACAACTTCCTGACCCACTCGCCGACCACCTACGCCCCGCCCGGCCAGCAGCCCCAGGCCGCCCGTCCCGGCTTCCCGGCCCCCGCCGCGCCGCCCGCACCGCCCGGATTCGACAGCCCGGGACCGCAGGGCCCCGGCGGCTTCCCCGGCCCGGACCGGCAGCCCTACCCCTCCGATCCCCTCGCCGACCCGTATGGGAGCCCGCATGCTCAGCCCGCGGGCGGCGACTGGGAGCTGTCCCCGCCCGGCCCCACCGAGCAGCAGATGGTCGCGCCCCCGGCGGCCCCGGCGCCGCCGCAGGTGCCCGGCGGACACCCCGGACCGCCCCCGGCCCCGCCCGGCCCGCCCGCGCCTCCGGCACCCGGTGTACCGGGCGGGCACGGCCCCGGCCCGGGCTCCCCGCAGCAGGGTGGGCCCGCGGAGTACGGCGGTCTGCCCGCACCGGAGCACGGCGCACCGGAGCACGGCATGCCGGAGCACGCCGCGCAGGGCGGCGGAGTGCCGCAGGGCGGCGGTTCGTGGACGGCGATGATCGCCCCGGACCGTGCCTACTTCATGGCGATGATGCAGCGCAGCGGCCCCGAGGCGGCGGCGCTCAACCTTCCCGCGTACTCCCCGGAGCAGCAGCTGCCGCTCACCGGCCCGCAGGTCACCATCGGCCGTCGCCGCGCCTCCACGGGAGAGGCCCCGGACATCGATCTGGGCCGCTCCCCGGAGGACCCCGGGGTCTCGCATCAGCACGCGCTGCTGGTGCAGCAGCCCGACGGCAGCTGGTCCGTCGTCGACCAGGACTCCACCAACGGCACCACCATCAACGGCGCCGAGGACCCGGTCCAGCCCTTCGTGCCCGTCCCCCTCAAGGAGGGCGACCGGGTCCACGTGGGCGCGTGGACGACGATCACGCTGGTGCGCCGGTAG
- a CDS encoding PP2C family serine/threonine-protein phosphatase, giving the protein MPQLDQLSACPSCAEPLEEGDRFCGACGADLAAAVQGLAAGRGTPPAPRREPTLPDGLPAAAPPGQEVPAPPPVPPPPAAPPQAGSGPAPSAAPGAPAGGPAGPGPVPPVPSVPPPPPPPAARSAAAASDPRAPAAGPQFPGPTCVACGTGTIDSDGYCEHCGHKQPRERDHMESALGTVAAASDRGLRHHRNEDYFAIAEAAIPEGAPATLAVVCDGVSSATRPDEASSAAAEAAGEALRRALPAGRHPQQAMHDALLAASEAVNALAADTPVEPSKNAPACTVVGAISVEGVVTVGWIGDSRAYWVPDDRVSAPARLTEDDSWAAQMVAAGLMNEAEAYADPRAHAITGWLGADAYEIDPHTCSFKPEQPGVVVVCTDGLWNYAESAGEMAAAVPADASARPLQAAQHLVGYALDGGGHDNVTVAVLPFPAPSGGAGPA; this is encoded by the coding sequence ATGCCTCAGTTGGACCAACTCTCCGCCTGCCCGAGCTGTGCGGAACCGCTCGAGGAGGGCGACCGCTTCTGCGGCGCCTGCGGTGCGGATCTGGCAGCCGCCGTGCAGGGCCTCGCAGCCGGCCGGGGCACCCCTCCGGCGCCGCGCCGGGAACCCACGCTCCCGGACGGCCTGCCGGCGGCAGCGCCGCCCGGCCAGGAAGTCCCGGCGCCGCCTCCGGTGCCGCCGCCCCCGGCAGCGCCGCCGCAGGCCGGATCCGGCCCGGCGCCTTCCGCGGCGCCGGGTGCGCCCGCCGGCGGCCCGGCCGGCCCGGGTCCGGTGCCCCCGGTCCCGAGCGTGCCGCCGCCTCCGCCGCCCCCTGCGGCGCGGTCCGCCGCGGCGGCCTCCGACCCCCGTGCGCCCGCCGCCGGCCCGCAGTTCCCGGGGCCGACGTGCGTGGCCTGCGGCACCGGGACGATCGACAGCGACGGCTACTGCGAGCACTGCGGCCACAAGCAGCCCCGGGAACGCGACCACATGGAGTCCGCGCTGGGGACCGTCGCGGCCGCCAGCGACCGGGGGCTGCGGCACCACCGCAACGAGGACTACTTCGCCATCGCCGAGGCGGCCATCCCGGAGGGTGCGCCCGCGACCCTCGCCGTCGTCTGCGACGGAGTCTCCTCGGCCACCCGTCCCGACGAGGCGTCGTCGGCGGCGGCCGAGGCCGCGGGTGAGGCGTTGCGCCGGGCGCTGCCGGCCGGCCGCCACCCGCAGCAGGCCATGCACGACGCGTTGCTGGCTGCCTCCGAAGCGGTCAACGCGCTGGCCGCCGACACCCCGGTCGAGCCGTCCAAGAACGCTCCGGCCTGCACCGTCGTCGGCGCGATCAGCGTGGAGGGTGTCGTGACCGTCGGCTGGATCGGCGACAGCCGCGCCTACTGGGTGCCCGACGACCGTGTCTCGGCCCCCGCGCGGCTGACGGAGGACGACTCCTGGGCGGCCCAGATGGTCGCCGCTGGGCTGATGAACGAGGCCGAGGCCTACGCGGACCCGCGGGCGCACGCGATCACCGGCTGGCTCGGCGCGGACGCCTACGAGATCGACCCGCACACCTGCTCGTTCAAACCCGAACAGCCCGGTGTCGTGGTGGTGTGCACGGACGGCCTGTGGAACTACGCCGAGTCGGCGGGGGAGATGGCCGCGGCCGTGCCGGCCGACGCCTCGGCGCGCCCCCTCCAGGCCGCGCAGCACCTGGTCGGCTATGCGCTGGACGGCGGCGGGCACGACAACGTGACGGTGGCCGTGCTGCCGTTCCCCGCGCCGTCGGGAGGGGCGGGCCCGGCCTGA
- a CDS encoding DMT family transporter, translating to MTGTEERAQQAAPRGRLADAAPVPLAVAASACISASAMFVKLSGVNAGTAAFLRCALALVALVPLALLERRRLGPRPVRAQRFDLLAGALLGVDFVFWAQSIHDVGSSIATVLLNIQIAVFPLLALAVTRTRPGARYWRTLPVLLFGVALASGAIGHPEPGSSPVSGVLYGAGAGVAFAGYLFLTRLGGGGAHTLHPVCVSTLAAGVTSGVLGALWTGIDPAPGWGPLGWLTVMSLFGQVLALVLMGPALARLAPVTSAALLLLQPVLALVLGVVFLGERPTATQFAGCVLVVLAVWHTSRPAH from the coding sequence ATGACCGGCACCGAAGAGAGGGCGCAGCAGGCCGCACCGCGCGGCCGACTGGCCGACGCCGCACCGGTGCCGCTGGCGGTGGCGGCCTCGGCGTGCATCTCCGCCTCCGCGATGTTCGTCAAGCTGTCCGGGGTCAACGCCGGCACCGCCGCCTTCCTGCGCTGCGCGCTGGCCCTGGTCGCCCTGGTGCCCCTCGCCCTGCTGGAACGGCGGCGGCTGGGCCCCCGACCGGTCCGCGCCCAGCGGTTCGACCTGCTGGCGGGCGCACTGCTGGGCGTCGACTTCGTCTTCTGGGCACAGAGCATCCACGACGTGGGCTCGTCCATCGCGACCGTGCTGCTCAACATCCAGATCGCCGTCTTCCCCCTGCTGGCGCTCGCCGTCACCCGTACCCGGCCCGGCGCACGCTACTGGCGCACCCTGCCCGTGCTGCTGTTCGGCGTCGCGCTGGCCAGCGGCGCCATCGGACATCCCGAGCCCGGCAGCAGCCCGGTCTCCGGGGTGCTCTACGGAGCCGGCGCCGGAGTGGCGTTCGCCGGATACCTGTTCCTGACCCGGCTGGGCGGCGGCGGGGCGCACACTCTTCACCCGGTGTGCGTCTCCACGCTGGCCGCCGGTGTCACCTCCGGGGTACTGGGAGCGCTGTGGACGGGGATCGACCCGGCGCCCGGCTGGGGCCCGCTGGGCTGGCTGACGGTGATGTCGCTGTTCGGACAGGTGCTGGCGCTCGTGCTGATGGGGCCGGCGCTGGCCCGGCTGGCGCCGGTGACCAGCGCCGCGCTGCTGCTGCTGCAACCGGTGCTGGCGCTCGTCCTCGGTGTCGTCTTCCTCGGTGAACGCCCCACCGCGACCCAGTTCGCCGGGTGCGTCCTGGTCGTCCTCGCCGTCTGGCACACCAGCCGCCCGGCTCACTAG
- a CDS encoding serine hydrolase domain-containing protein: protein MHLPRRLLSGLISTVTAFGLMVSSSTAADLGHTRTRAAMEALVARDDAPGVLAQVADGAGVWNGSAGTADYATGRPRLAGDRFRIGSLTKPFVATVLLQLEAEGTLGLDDPVGRWLPDVRLGRYGAAVGGPERAVTVRQLLGHTSGIPDYTEDPALRAAYFSPRFPDVRTRTHSAGELVRRALTRPPLFRPGTGWSYSNTNYLLAGMVIERATGHSYATEIERRVLRPLKLRDTSLPGTSTRIPGQHGKEYSTLFAPGTDPPVRDVTALNPSLAGASGEMISSTGDLVRFVSALATGRLLPPQETARMRTTRRADATERYGLGLTERTLSCGVTVWGHDGTIHGSSTAAYTTPDGTHTIAVNLNGDWSDGARDLVEAEYCD, encoded by the coding sequence ATGCACCTGCCGCGGCGCCTCCTGAGCGGGCTGATCTCCACCGTGACCGCCTTCGGGCTGATGGTGAGCTCCTCCACCGCCGCCGACCTGGGGCACACCCGCACCCGCGCGGCGATGGAGGCGCTGGTGGCGCGGGACGACGCACCGGGAGTGCTGGCGCAGGTGGCGGACGGAGCCGGGGTGTGGAACGGCAGCGCCGGCACCGCCGACTACGCCACCGGCCGCCCGCGGCTGGCCGGGGACCGGTTCCGGATCGGCAGCCTGACCAAGCCGTTCGTGGCGACGGTGCTGCTGCAACTGGAAGCGGAGGGCACGCTCGGGCTCGACGATCCGGTGGGCCGCTGGCTGCCGGACGTGCGGCTGGGCCGGTACGGCGCGGCGGTGGGCGGGCCGGAGCGGGCCGTCACGGTGCGCCAACTCCTCGGCCACACCAGCGGCATCCCCGACTACACCGAGGATCCGGCCCTGCGCGCCGCCTACTTCAGCCCGCGCTTCCCGGACGTGCGGACGCGCACGCACAGCGCCGGGGAACTGGTGCGGCGCGCCCTGACCCGCCCCCCGCTGTTCCGCCCCGGCACCGGCTGGAGCTACTCCAACACCAACTACCTGCTGGCCGGGATGGTCATCGAGCGCGCCACCGGGCACTCCTACGCGACGGAGATCGAACGCCGGGTGCTGCGCCCGCTGAAGCTGCGCGACACCTCGCTGCCCGGCACCTCGACGCGCATCCCGGGGCAGCACGGCAAGGAGTACTCCACACTGTTCGCACCGGGCACCGACCCGCCCGTCCGGGACGTCACCGCGCTCAACCCCTCGCTGGCCGGGGCGTCCGGCGAGATGATCTCCTCGACCGGCGACCTGGTGCGCTTCGTCAGCGCCCTGGCCACCGGCCGGCTGCTGCCGCCGCAGGAGACGGCCCGGATGCGGACGACACGCAGAGCGGACGCGACCGAACGCTACGGGCTGGGACTGACCGAGCGCACCCTCTCCTGCGGGGTCACGGTCTGGGGCCACGACGGCACCATCCACGGCTCCAGCACGGCGGCCTACACCACGCCGGACGGCACTCACACGATCGCCGTCAACCTCAACGGCGACTGGTCGGACGGCGCCCGCGACCTGGTCGAGGCCGAGTACTGCGACTGA
- a CDS encoding VWA domain-containing protein: MANFAKSNAPRFSVDVYQNAYLPEGAREVNAVVTVTSTGGGTTGGMTLPVTEPGRVPAAEGADAAVVIMLDCSGSMDYPPTKMRNARDATAAAIDTLRDGVSFAVVAGTHKAKEVFPGGGALAVADATTRAQAKDALRGLSAGGGTAIGTWLRLADRLLSAADVTIRHGILLTDGRNEHEEPAALRAALEACAGHFTCDARGVGTDWEVQEVTGIASALLGTADIVADPDGLAADFTRMMESAMGKEVADVALRLWTPQGSRIAFVKQVAPTVEELTDRRTEAGPRAGDYPTGSWGDESRDYHVCVEVPAAGIGQEMLAARVSLVLPAPDGGSAQTLGQGLVRAVWTDDLAATTSINPQVAHYTGQAELAQVIRTGLDLRKAGDEAGATAKLGRAVQLANASGNTDTAKLLSKVVDVVDAATGTVRLKTKVAEADEMTLETRSTKTVRVKR, translated from the coding sequence ATGGCCAACTTCGCGAAGTCCAACGCGCCGCGCTTCTCGGTGGACGTCTACCAGAACGCGTACCTGCCCGAAGGCGCCCGAGAGGTCAACGCCGTGGTCACCGTCACCTCCACGGGGGGTGGTACGACGGGCGGCATGACGCTGCCGGTGACCGAGCCGGGCCGGGTGCCGGCGGCGGAGGGGGCTGACGCGGCGGTCGTCATCATGCTCGACTGTTCCGGCTCGATGGACTATCCGCCCACCAAGATGCGCAACGCGCGCGACGCCACCGCAGCCGCGATCGACACGCTCCGGGACGGTGTCTCCTTCGCCGTCGTGGCGGGCACCCACAAGGCGAAGGAGGTGTTCCCCGGCGGCGGTGCGCTCGCCGTGGCCGACGCCACCACCCGGGCGCAGGCCAAGGATGCGCTGCGCGGCCTGTCGGCGGGCGGCGGCACCGCGATCGGCACCTGGCTGCGGCTGGCCGACCGGCTGTTGAGCGCCGCCGACGTCACCATCCGGCACGGCATCCTGCTCACCGACGGGCGCAACGAGCACGAGGAACCCGCCGCGCTGCGCGCGGCGCTGGAGGCGTGCGCGGGCCACTTCACCTGCGACGCACGGGGGGTGGGCACCGACTGGGAGGTCCAGGAGGTCACCGGGATCGCCTCGGCGCTGCTCGGCACCGCCGACATCGTGGCCGATCCGGACGGTCTGGCGGCGGACTTCACCAGGATGATGGAGAGCGCCATGGGCAAGGAGGTCGCCGATGTGGCGCTGCGGCTGTGGACCCCGCAGGGCTCCCGGATCGCGTTCGTCAAGCAGGTGGCCCCCACGGTCGAGGAGTTGACCGACCGCCGCACGGAGGCGGGTCCGCGCGCCGGTGACTACCCGACCGGGTCCTGGGGGGACGAGTCGCGCGACTACCACGTCTGTGTGGAGGTGCCGGCCGCCGGGATCGGCCAGGAGATGCTCGCCGCGCGGGTCTCGCTGGTGCTGCCCGCGCCGGACGGCGGTTCCGCGCAGACACTCGGGCAGGGGCTGGTGCGCGCGGTGTGGACGGACGACCTGGCGGCCACCACCTCCATCAATCCGCAGGTGGCGCACTACACGGGGCAGGCCGAACTGGCCCAGGTGATCCGTACGGGGCTCGATCTCCGAAAGGCGGGGGACGAAGCGGGCGCAACGGCCAAACTGGGGCGAGCAGTGCAGTTGGCGAACGCGTCGGGGAACACGGATACTGCGAAACTGCTTTCGAAGGTGGTCGACGTGGTGGATGCCGCGACGGGTACTGTTCGACTGAAGACGAAGGTCGCCGAGGCTGACGAGATGACGCTGGAGACGCGGTCCACCAAGACGGTCCGCGTGAAGCGCTAG